A single region of the Candidatus Paceibacterota bacterium genome encodes:
- a CDS encoding immunoglobulin domain-containing protein, with amino-acid sequence MIRDGGIDPSNLGKGDWIYILPNAVNHMGGNVPSVTDLKSMMIFLKNQGLRYIIIKAASGPTLYPSDANPQFTAEVVNAGHAAGLWVFGYNRSDGIDIPGEIAVADYVFNVGADGFVFDAEIEWESHYLPNNAVKAEQLCSAVRSNWPTKFLAHAPFPIISYHSTFPFKEFGYYCDAVMPQDYWIEIGVSPTYMVSWMTTQWKNWQNGLSGKWVNSIKPIVGLGQGWHGSGTVDAEQVTEFFTALKNQVNPATTGGYKGANFWRAELHPMEVWDAIRTNSIGNPPIGAPVIGNVSDSNVTTNSATITWTTDQSSDSVVEYGPDTGYGTSVTNSTPIYYHTVVLNGLSPSTLYHYRVRSKNSSGNTSVSADYVLTTVDIAVNDVIVESYLPGGGLNSNPPYTDAGFVAYSSCKSSASGLIGAAKVQYATGGGGTPSVTLRPTLPVAGGSYDVYVTHCGASVSPDIVAAVGQSGCSGLPATTTVFQSGGANTWELVGRMTLNPGVTVPTITFTRSSGTLSGSSRMYSDGYKFEYVLAPPSIATQPQSQTNNQGNAATFSVVASGARPLIYQWRFNGANIAGATWSSYTRNNIQPADAGSYSVFITNRVGSVTSSNAVLTVIVPPTIVVQPADIGVGAGMNATFNVTAVGTGTLQYQWRFNGTNLAGATTTSYTVNNVQPANAGPYEVIVSSPYGTNTSYSAFLNLLDPCISTQPANKGVPAGGTAVFTASAIGTLPMTWRWRKNGVDLADGDNISGAGTSSLTVANVQWSDMAYYSVMVSNVNGTAVSSNATLVGPFPPSVVVQPADQTANAGSTATFTVGAFGAGTLAFQWKRDGTNLANGTKFSGADTAALAVTKLQAWDMQSYSVVVTNNYGSTTSSNALLSLWPLAGWGQNTYTQADIPAGLTSVSDLAAGLQHSLVLKADGTVVAWGAGQTSTGLNPNYGQAIVPGSLTEAVSLAAGFYHSLALKSDGTLAAWGAGTTYTGADPHYGQAIVPPAAAGVMAIAAGAYHSLALKSNGTVVAWGAGTNKTGMNRHYGQSAVPAGLSNVVAIAAGAYHSLALKSDGTVVAWGAGTTWTGGTPDFGQSEVPIGLSNVTAIAGGGYHSLALKADGMVVGWGAGTNDTGGSPDFGQAQLPGGITDVAAIAAGLYHSLVVKADGKVVAWGLNNNGQANAPGLMANVVAVAGGGYHSLAMAGEGVAPAITAQPQNQNVNQGSNATFSVVATGTPAPGYQWRKDGAPIGGATGSSYTVANAQPADAGSYSVLVSNSAGEVTSADAVLTVNVAPTITTQPQNQNVNQSGDAFFSVVATGTPAPSYQWRKDGAAIGGATGSSYTVANAQPADAGSYSVLVSNSAGEVTSADAVLTVNVAPTITTQPQNQNVNQSGDAFFSVVATGTPAPSYQWRKDGAAIGGATGSSYTVANAQPADEGSYSVVVSNIAGTLPSADAVLTVNVAPTITAHPQDLSVTAGSNATFTVTATGAAPLGYQWRFGAEIIAGATGSAYTLNNAQDTNAGSYSVVVSNVAGTVASSNAVLTVTQLSNQPHIDSITRLPDGTFQLQISGGPGNFAIECSPLPSGLTQFSSLTATGAVFQYIDPETTHTSRFYRVKLLP; translated from the coding sequence GTGATCCGGGATGGCGGCATTGACCCGTCGAACCTGGGCAAGGGGGACTGGATTTACATCCTGCCCAATGCCGTCAACCACATGGGCGGCAACGTGCCCAGCGTGACGGACCTCAAAAGCATGATGATCTTCCTGAAGAATCAGGGCCTGCGCTACATCATCATCAAAGCGGCCAGCGGCCCCACGCTCTATCCCTCGGACGCCAACCCGCAGTTCACGGCGGAGGTGGTCAACGCGGGGCATGCCGCGGGATTGTGGGTGTTCGGGTATAACCGCTCGGATGGGATTGACATCCCCGGCGAAATCGCCGTGGCGGACTACGTGTTCAATGTCGGCGCGGACGGCTTTGTCTTCGATGCCGAGATTGAGTGGGAGAGCCATTATCTGCCCAACAACGCGGTGAAGGCGGAGCAACTTTGCTCGGCGGTGCGCAGCAATTGGCCGACCAAATTCCTGGCGCACGCGCCGTTTCCCATCATCAGCTACCACAGCACGTTCCCATTCAAGGAGTTCGGTTATTACTGTGACGCGGTGATGCCGCAGGATTACTGGATCGAAATCGGGGTGTCGCCGACCTACATGGTGAGTTGGATGACGACCCAGTGGAAGAATTGGCAGAACGGCCTGAGCGGCAAATGGGTGAACTCGATCAAGCCGATTGTGGGTTTGGGCCAGGGATGGCATGGGAGCGGCACGGTGGACGCCGAGCAAGTAACGGAGTTCTTTACCGCGCTCAAGAATCAGGTGAATCCCGCCACCACCGGCGGCTACAAGGGAGCCAACTTCTGGCGCGCCGAACTGCATCCGATGGAAGTGTGGGACGCCATCCGCACCAACAGCATCGGCAATCCCCCCATTGGCGCGCCCGTCATTGGCAACGTGTCCGACAGCAATGTCACCACCAATTCGGCCACGATCACCTGGACCACCGACCAGAGTTCCGACAGCGTGGTGGAGTATGGCCCGGATACCGGTTACGGCACCTCGGTCACCAACAGCACCCCGATTTACTACCACACCGTTGTCCTGAACGGGCTGAGCCCCAGCACCCTTTACCACTACCGGGTCAGATCGAAGAACAGCAGCGGCAACACCTCCGTTTCCGCCGATTACGTGCTCACGACCGTGGATATCGCGGTGAACGATGTCATTGTGGAGAGCTACCTGCCAGGCGGAGGCCTGAATTCCAATCCACCATACACGGACGCGGGGTTTGTGGCATATTCAAGCTGCAAGAGTTCGGCTTCGGGTCTAATCGGGGCCGCCAAGGTGCAGTATGCCACGGGTGGTGGTGGAACTCCTTCAGTCACACTTCGGCCGACACTGCCGGTGGCTGGCGGCAGTTATGACGTCTATGTCACACATTGCGGGGCCAGTGTATCCCCCGATATCGTTGCGGCGGTGGGCCAGAGCGGCTGCAGTGGCTTGCCCGCCACGACAACGGTATTTCAATCTGGGGGCGCAAACACGTGGGAACTGGTTGGCCGGATGACGCTCAACCCCGGCGTGACGGTGCCAACCATCACCTTCACCAGGTCAAGCGGCACCCTCAGCGGCAGCTCCCGCATGTATAGCGACGGTTACAAATTTGAGTATGTCCTGGCTCCGCCCTCCATCGCCACCCAACCGCAGAGCCAGACCAATAATCAAGGCAACGCGGCGACGTTCTCCGTGGTCGCCTCGGGAGCGCGGCCGCTGATCTATCAATGGCGTTTCAACGGGGCGAACATCGCCGGGGCGACCTGGAGCAGTTACACCCGGAACAACATCCAACCGGCCGACGCCGGAAGTTACTCGGTGTTCATCACCAATCGCGTCGGCTCAGTGACCAGCAGCAACGCCGTGCTGACCGTTATTGTGCCGCCCACCATTGTGGTCCAACCGGCTGACATCGGCGTGGGGGCGGGGATGAACGCCACGTTCAATGTTACGGCGGTTGGCACGGGCACGCTGCAATATCAATGGCGGTTCAATGGCACCAATCTCGCAGGGGCGACCACCACCAGCTATACCGTGAACAACGTGCAGCCCGCCAACGCCGGGCCGTATGAGGTGATCGTTTCCAGCCCCTACGGCACCAACACCAGCTACTCCGCGTTCCTGAACCTGCTCGACCCGTGCATCTCAACTCAGCCGGCGAATAAGGGAGTGCCCGCCGGGGGCACAGCGGTCTTCACGGCCAGCGCCATAGGCACCCTGCCGATGACCTGGCGGTGGCGGAAGAACGGCGTGGACCTGGCTGACGGCGACAATATCAGCGGCGCCGGAACCAGCAGTTTGACGGTCGCCAACGTGCAGTGGTCGGACATGGCCTATTACTCGGTGATGGTGAGCAATGTGAACGGCACAGCGGTGAGTTCCAACGCCACGCTGGTCGGGCCGTTCCCGCCCAGCGTTGTCGTGCAGCCAGCCGACCAGACCGCCAACGCCGGCTCGACCGCCACGTTTACGGTGGGGGCGTTCGGCGCGGGAACACTGGCTTTCCAGTGGAAACGGGACGGAACCAACCTGGCTAACGGCACCAAGTTCAGCGGGGCGGACACCGCAGCCCTGGCGGTGACCAAACTGCAGGCCTGGGACATGCAAAGCTATTCGGTCGTGGTGACCAACAACTATGGCAGCACCACCAGCTCCAATGCCCTGCTGTCACTGTGGCCGTTGGCAGGGTGGGGGCAGAACACTTACACCCAGGCCGATATACCCGCGGGGCTGACCAGCGTGTCGGACCTGGCGGCTGGCCTGCAGCACAGCCTGGTGTTGAAAGCCGACGGGACGGTGGTCGCCTGGGGTGCTGGTCAGACCAGCACCGGGCTGAATCCGAACTATGGCCAGGCAATCGTGCCCGGCAGCTTGACCGAGGCGGTGAGTCTGGCGGCCGGCTTCTATCATAGCCTGGCGTTGAAGTCGGACGGGACGTTAGCGGCCTGGGGCGCCGGGACCACCTACACCGGTGCGGACCCGCACTACGGGCAGGCGATTGTCCCCCCCGCCGCTGCCGGCGTCATGGCCATTGCCGCCGGGGCTTACCACAGCCTGGCGTTGAAGTCGAACGGCACAGTAGTGGCTTGGGGCGCGGGTACCAACAAGACCGGCATGAATCGGCACTACGGCCAATCCGCCGTGCCCGCAGGGCTGAGTAACGTGGTGGCCATCGCCGCCGGAGCCTACCACAGCCTGGCGCTGAAGTCGGACGGGACGGTAGTGGCCTGGGGCGCGGGAACCACTTGGACGGGCGGCACGCCGGACTTCGGCCAATCCGAAGTGCCGATTGGACTGAGCAACGTGACGGCGATTGCGGGCGGCGGCTATCACAGCCTGGCGTTGAAAGCAGACGGAATGGTGGTTGGCTGGGGCGCCGGCACCAACGACACCGGCGGCAGCCCGGATTTCGGCCAGGCTCAATTGCCCGGTGGCATCACCGACGTGGCTGCCATTGCTGCCGGGTTGTACCACAGCCTGGTGGTCAAGGCCGATGGGAAGGTCGTAGCCTGGGGATTGAACAACAACGGTCAGGCCAATGCGCCCGGTCTAATGGCCAACGTGGTGGCAGTTGCGGGCGGCGGCTATCACAGCCTCGCAATGGCGGGTGAGGGCGTCGCGCCGGCCATCACCGCTCAGCCGCAGAACCAGAATGTCAACCAGGGCAGCAACGCCACTTTCAGCGTGGTCGCCACCGGCACTCCGGCGCCGGGTTATCAATGGCGCAAGGACGGCGCCCCCATCGGTGGCGCGACCGGCTCCAGCTATACCGTGGCCAATGCCCAACCCGCCGACGCGGGCAGCTACTCCGTATTGGTGTCCAACAGCGCCGGGGAAGTGACCAGTGCTGACGCGGTGCTCACGGTCAACGTGGCGCCGACTATCACCACACAGCCGCAGAACCAGAACGTCAATCAGAGCGGCGACGCCTTCTTCAGCGTGGTCGCCACCGGCACACCCGCGCCGAGCTATCAATGGCGCAAGGACGGCGCCGCCATCGGTGGCGCGACCGGCTCCAGCTATACCGTGGCCAATGCCCAACCCGCCGACGCGGGCAGCTACTCCGTATTGGTGTCCAACAGCGCCGGGGAAGTGACCAGTGCTGACGCGGTGCTCACGGTCAACGTGGCGCCGACTATCACCACACAGCCGCAGAACCAGAACGTCAATCAGAGCGGCGACGCCTTCTTCAGCGTGGTCGCCACCGGCACACCCGCGCCGAGCTATCAATGGCGCAAGGACGGCGCCGCCATCGGTGGCGCGACCGGCTCCAGCTATACCGTGGCCAATGCCCAACCCGCCGACGAGGGCAGCTACTCAGTCGTGGTGTCTAACATCGCGGGAACGCTGCCAAGTGCTGACGCCGTGCTCACGGTCAATGTGGCGCCGACCATTACCGCTCATCCGCAAGATCTGAGCGTCACAGCCGGCAGCAACGCCACCTTCACCGTCACCGCCACCGGCGCCGCGCCGCTGGGCTACCAATGGCGATTCGGCGCCGAAATTATTGCCGGCGCGACCGGCAGCGCCTACACGTTGAACAACGCGCAGGACACCAACGCTGGCAGTTACTCGGTCGTGGTATCCAACGTTGCCGGCACCGTCGCCAGCAGCAACGCGGTGCTGACCGTGACCCAGCTGTCCAACCAGCCTCACATTGATTCGATCACCCGCCTGCCGGACGGCACCTTCCAACTCCAGATCAGCGGCGGGCCGGGTAATTTCGCCATTGAATGCTCCCCGCTCCCCTCCGGCCTGACCCAGTTCAGCAGCCTTACCGCCACGGGGGCCGTATTCCAATACATTGATCCTGAAACCACCCACACCAGTCGCTTCTACCGCGTCAAGCTGCTGCCGTAG